One region of Pyramidobacter sp. YE332 genomic DNA includes:
- a CDS encoding ISAs1 family transposase: protein MNQTFLELLAEIEDFRTGNAIHYRLQDILLVSVLAVICNMDTYTEMAMFADHQKKYLAPFCDFRHGTPSHDTFGKVLSRLDPRVLSERFNAWMSELYVHLGKLAESRGMTVAIDGKTICRSGSSERKASHVLTAFASRAQLVLGQIKTDEKSNEITAIPELLDLFQVKDTVVTIDAMGTQKDIAAKIIEKGGDYVLAVKGNQKKLHDDIIWHLRSEAQDTSTRELKAKGQYASTLEKDHGRIERRECYLSNDLSWFEGLEDWRGITGVAWIHNTRNVDNKTSTEDHYFIYSLKGARAQDLLRIKREHWAIENNLHWMLDMAFREDDCRARAKNAAEVMNILRKLALQMLKTCETCKCGMRSKRKLCGLGIPTALQILGLVPTGLLIS from the coding sequence ATGAACCAGACATTTCTGGAACTGCTGGCAGAAATTGAAGATTTCCGCACAGGCAACGCGATCCACTATCGGCTCCAGGATATCCTTCTGGTCAGCGTGCTGGCCGTGATCTGCAACATGGATACCTATACGGAAATGGCCATGTTTGCCGATCATCAGAAGAAATATCTGGCGCCGTTCTGCGACTTCCGCCACGGCACCCCTTCTCACGATACCTTTGGCAAGGTGTTGAGCCGCCTCGATCCCCGCGTGTTGTCCGAACGCTTCAACGCCTGGATGAGCGAGCTGTACGTCCACCTGGGCAAGTTGGCGGAGTCAAGAGGCATGACCGTCGCCATCGACGGCAAGACCATATGCCGCAGCGGCAGTTCCGAACGGAAAGCCAGTCACGTGCTCACCGCTTTTGCCAGTCGGGCGCAGCTGGTCCTCGGTCAGATCAAGACCGACGAGAAGAGCAACGAGATCACGGCCATCCCCGAACTGCTGGATCTCTTTCAGGTCAAAGACACCGTCGTCACCATCGACGCCATGGGGACGCAGAAGGACATCGCCGCCAAGATCATCGAAAAGGGCGGAGATTACGTCCTCGCCGTCAAAGGCAATCAGAAGAAACTGCACGACGACATCATCTGGCACCTGCGCAGCGAAGCGCAGGACACAAGCACAAGAGAACTCAAAGCCAAAGGACAGTATGCCAGCACCCTGGAGAAGGATCATGGGCGCATCGAGAGAAGAGAATGTTACCTTTCCAACGACCTGAGCTGGTTCGAAGGACTTGAAGACTGGCGAGGCATCACGGGCGTCGCCTGGATCCACAACACCCGGAACGTCGATAACAAGACCAGCACTGAAGACCATTACTTCATCTACAGCCTGAAAGGAGCCCGGGCGCAAGACCTTCTGCGCATCAAGAGAGAGCACTGGGCGATCGAGAACAACTTACACTGGATGCTAGACATGGCCTTCAGGGAGGATGACTGCCGTGCGAGAGCGAAGAACGCGGCGGAAGTGATGAACATTCTGCGAAAACTCGCTTTGCAGATGCTGAAGACCTGTGAAACATGCAAATGCGGGATGAGGAGCAAGCGCAAGCTCTGCGGGCTTGGCATTCCTACGGCTCTGCAGATCCTGGGGCTGGTGCCGACGGGCTTGCTTATTTCGTAA
- a CDS encoding IMP dehydrogenase, whose translation MATYINEPAHTFNEYLLIPGYSSSECRPENVSLHTPLVKFKKGESPAIKLSIPMVSAIMQSVSNDTMGIALAKAGGVSFIYGSQSIESEAAMVAKVKSHKAGFVPSDSNIRPDATLADILALKEKTGHSTVAVTDDGTANGKLVGIVSSRDYRVSRMDPADKVSGFMTPLARLITAPDGTSLSEANDIIWDKKLNSLPIVAKDGRLTAFVFRKDYSEHKENPNELLDDHKRYVVGAGINSRDYKERVPALVKAGADVLCIDSSEGFSEWQKLTLEWIRKEYGDTVKVGAGNVVDREGFLFLAECGADFVKVGIGGGSICITRETKGIGRGQATSVIEVCQARDEYYRKTGVYIPVCSDGGIVYDHHITLALAMGADFVMLGRYFARFDESPSEKLLVGGTFVKEYWGEGSNRARNWQRYDLGGAGKLSFEEGVDSYVPYAGPLKENVERTCLKIKSTMCNCGAVTIAELQKKAKLTLVSATSIVEGGAHDVIRKEKTATEK comes from the coding sequence ATGGCAACCTACATCAACGAACCGGCGCATACTTTCAACGAATATCTTCTGATCCCCGGCTACTCGTCCAGCGAATGCCGGCCGGAAAACGTCTCGCTGCACACCCCGCTGGTCAAGTTCAAAAAGGGCGAATCTCCCGCCATCAAGCTCTCCATCCCCATGGTCTCCGCCATCATGCAGTCCGTTTCCAACGACACCATGGGCATCGCCCTCGCCAAAGCCGGCGGCGTGTCCTTCATCTACGGCTCGCAGTCCATCGAGAGCGAAGCCGCCATGGTCGCCAAAGTCAAAAGCCACAAAGCCGGCTTCGTCCCCAGCGACTCCAATATCCGCCCCGACGCCACGCTGGCCGACATCCTCGCCCTGAAAGAGAAGACCGGACATTCCACCGTCGCCGTCACCGACGACGGCACCGCCAACGGCAAACTCGTGGGCATCGTTTCCAGCCGCGATTACCGCGTCAGCCGCATGGACCCCGCCGACAAAGTGTCCGGCTTCATGACCCCTCTCGCCCGCCTCATCACCGCCCCCGACGGCACCTCGCTGAGCGAGGCCAACGACATCATCTGGGACAAAAAACTCAACTCGCTGCCCATCGTCGCCAAGGACGGCCGCCTCACCGCCTTCGTGTTCCGCAAGGACTACTCCGAGCACAAGGAGAACCCCAACGAACTGCTCGACGACCACAAGCGCTACGTCGTCGGCGCGGGCATCAACTCCCGCGACTACAAGGAGCGCGTGCCGGCGCTGGTCAAGGCCGGAGCCGACGTGCTCTGCATCGACTCGTCCGAAGGTTTTTCCGAGTGGCAGAAACTGACGCTGGAATGGATCCGCAAAGAGTACGGCGACACCGTCAAGGTCGGCGCCGGCAACGTCGTCGACCGAGAAGGCTTCCTCTTCCTCGCCGAGTGCGGCGCCGATTTCGTCAAAGTCGGCATCGGCGGCGGCTCCATCTGCATCACCCGCGAGACCAAGGGCATCGGCCGCGGCCAGGCCACGTCCGTCATCGAAGTCTGTCAGGCCCGCGACGAATATTACCGCAAGACCGGCGTCTACATCCCCGTCTGCTCCGACGGCGGCATCGTCTACGACCACCACATCACGCTCGCCCTCGCCATGGGCGCCGACTTCGTCATGCTCGGCCGCTACTTCGCCCGCTTCGACGAAAGTCCCTCGGAAAAACTGCTCGTCGGCGGCACCTTCGTCAAGGAATACTGGGGCGAAGGCTCCAACCGCGCCCGCAACTGGCAGCGCTACGACCTCGGCGGCGCCGGCAAGCTCTCCTTCGAGGAAGGCGTGGACAGCTACGTGCCCTACGCCGGCCCGCTCAAGGAGAACGTGGAGCGCACCTGCCTGAAGATCAAGTCCACGATGTGCAACTGCGGCGCCGTCACCATCGCCGAGCTCCAGAAAAAAGCCAAGCTCACCCTCGTCAGCGCCACCAGCATCGTCGAAGGCGGCGCGCACGACGTGATCCGCAAGGAGAAGACCGCCACGGAAAAATAG
- a CDS encoding class I SAM-dependent methyltransferase: MKKNYYAENLNSQKLYQVYETSLPRIKQYLEAEIEFVRTRLSGRERVLELGAGYGRIVKELAPCCASIVGMDISEENVKLGKRYVKDFPNADMVVMDVHDMSFDRQFDVVLCLQNGLSAMRADDRVIKDIIGLLAPGGAAYFSSYSAKFWDFRLKWFEEQASKGLLGAIDPERTKDGVIVCADGFKAVTHTPDDFERIGAASGFPYQVTEVDDSSVFLIIHKTS, encoded by the coding sequence ATGAAAAAGAATTACTATGCCGAGAACCTCAATTCTCAGAAACTGTATCAGGTATATGAGACCTCTCTCCCGCGGATAAAGCAATATCTTGAAGCGGAGATCGAGTTTGTCAGAACGCGGCTGTCCGGGCGCGAGCGCGTTCTGGAGCTCGGCGCCGGGTATGGGCGAATTGTAAAAGAGCTTGCTCCTTGCTGCGCCTCTATCGTCGGTATGGATATCTCGGAAGAGAACGTCAAATTGGGAAAACGGTACGTGAAGGATTTCCCCAATGCGGACATGGTGGTGATGGACGTACACGACATGAGTTTCGACCGTCAGTTCGACGTCGTGCTCTGTTTGCAGAACGGCCTTTCCGCGATGAGAGCCGACGATAGGGTCATTAAGGATATCATCGGTTTGCTGGCTCCCGGAGGCGCGGCCTATTTCAGCAGCTACAGCGCGAAGTTCTGGGATTTCCGCCTGAAATGGTTTGAGGAGCAGGCTTCCAAAGGACTGCTGGGAGCGATCGATCCCGAAAGGACGAAAGACGGCGTTATCGTTTGCGCGGACGGATTCAAAGCGGTGACTCACACGCCCGATGATTTTGAGAGGATCGGAGCGGCTTCCGGCTTCCCCTATCAGGTGACGGAAGTGGACGATTCCAGCGTTTTTCTGATAATTCACAAGACGTCATAA
- a CDS encoding Sir2 silent information regulator family NAD-dependent deacetylase, whose amino-acid sequence MSLKNWIEKYIPVSSAPAEVSREEIQKLRSALRECPTVVLGAGAGLSTAAGFDYEGERFRKYFGDFAARCGFSDMYSGGFYRYETLEEQWAFWSRCIYVNRYMDAPRPTYRHLRALLRGKDYFVVTTNVDHCFQKARFDKERLFYTQGDYGLWQCSIPCHQLTYDNRETVRQMVLAQGFAIDADGRLEPPLHEKPKMRVPSKLIPLCPKCGKPMTMNLRSDDAFVEDEGWHAAARRYEEFLKKHKTGKVLYLELGVGSNTPGIIKYPFQIRTLRNPDAVYALVNERPQSVPEEIRARSIAVTADIGATLEALRGA is encoded by the coding sequence ATGTCTTTAAAGAACTGGATCGAAAAATATATTCCCGTCTCCTCGGCGCCCGCTGAAGTTTCCCGTGAGGAAATCCAAAAGCTGCGCTCGGCGCTGCGCGAATGCCCGACGGTCGTGCTCGGCGCGGGCGCGGGGCTTTCCACGGCGGCGGGCTTCGACTACGAGGGCGAGCGGTTCCGCAAATACTTCGGCGACTTTGCGGCGCGCTGCGGTTTTTCCGACATGTATTCAGGCGGTTTTTACCGTTACGAGACGCTCGAAGAGCAGTGGGCGTTCTGGAGCCGCTGCATCTACGTCAATCGCTACATGGACGCGCCCCGGCCGACGTACCGCCATCTGCGCGCGCTGCTGCGCGGCAAGGATTATTTCGTCGTCACCACCAACGTCGATCACTGCTTCCAGAAAGCGCGCTTCGACAAGGAGCGCCTGTTTTACACGCAGGGCGATTACGGCCTCTGGCAATGCTCCATACCGTGCCACCAACTCACCTACGACAATAGGGAAACGGTGCGGCAAATGGTGCTGGCGCAGGGCTTCGCCATCGACGCCGACGGCCGGCTCGAACCGCCTTTGCATGAAAAGCCGAAAATGCGCGTGCCTTCGAAGCTGATCCCGCTCTGCCCGAAATGCGGCAAGCCGATGACCATGAACCTGCGCTCCGACGACGCGTTCGTCGAGGACGAAGGCTGGCACGCGGCGGCGCGACGCTACGAGGAATTCCTGAAAAAACACAAAACGGGAAAAGTGCTTTATCTCGAACTCGGCGTCGGCTCCAACACGCCGGGCATCATCAAGTACCCGTTCCAGATCCGCACGCTCCGGAACCCCGACGCCGTGTACGCGCTCGTCAACGAGCGGCCGCAAAGCGTCCCTGAGGAGATCCGCGCCCGCTCCATCGCCGTGACCGCCGACATCGGCGCCACGCTCGAAGCGCTGCGTGGAGCCTGA
- a CDS encoding protein-ADP-ribose hydrolase has translation MNQSERCLWLIEKLLAEKPSQYADVKIPAAPEERKRLLRALMNVRQPAPVAEEFLRIQDEYLQEETRLKGVVTIASLSPAEPGIFLWQGDITRLAADAIVNAANGSLLGCFVPCHGCIDNAIHSAAGVQLRNECAALMERLGGSEPPGRARITGAYNLPCRFVIHTVGPVVGGTVTDEDRRLLASCYRSCLALAAERNLRSIAFCCVSTGEFRFPNEEAAAIAVAAVKGFLAEHKGMEVVFDVFKELDRKIYSRLLGAR, from the coding sequence ATGAACCAGTCGGAACGCTGCCTATGGCTCATCGAAAAGCTGCTCGCCGAAAAACCGTCGCAATATGCCGACGTAAAAATCCCCGCCGCGCCCGAGGAACGGAAACGTCTGCTGCGCGCGCTGATGAACGTGCGTCAGCCGGCCCCCGTTGCCGAGGAATTTCTGCGGATCCAAGACGAATATCTGCAGGAGGAGACGCGGCTGAAAGGCGTGGTCACGATCGCGTCGCTCTCCCCCGCCGAGCCGGGGATCTTCCTGTGGCAGGGCGACATCACACGGCTGGCCGCCGACGCCATCGTCAACGCCGCCAACGGCTCGCTGCTGGGCTGTTTCGTCCCTTGTCACGGCTGCATCGACAACGCCATCCATTCGGCGGCGGGCGTGCAGCTGCGGAACGAATGCGCGGCGCTTATGGAGCGGCTGGGCGGCAGCGAGCCGCCGGGACGCGCGCGGATCACCGGCGCGTACAATCTGCCCTGCCGCTTCGTGATTCACACCGTCGGGCCGGTCGTCGGCGGCACGGTCACGGACGAGGACCGCAGGCTGCTGGCGTCGTGCTACCGCTCCTGTCTGGCGCTGGCGGCGGAAAGGAACCTGCGCTCGATCGCGTTCTGCTGCGTCTCCACCGGCGAGTTCCGCTTCCCCAACGAGGAAGCGGCGGCCATCGCCGTCGCCGCGGTCAAAGGCTTTCTTGCCGAGCACAAAGGGATGGAGGTCGTCTTCGATGTCTTTAAAGAACTGGATCGAAAAATATATTCCCGTCTCCTCGGCGCCCGCTGA